The Myroides fluvii region TACCTCTTCTCTACTCTGCACGGGGTGTTTGCCCAAATATTGATGTACTTCTGGATTGGAGTCCAAATCGAACATTCCCGCTACATCCGTAGGTAGTAGTTCTCGAATAAACAATCGCGGAGTTTCTATTATATGCTCCATATTCTTTGATTTTTAAAATTATTATGACTCGTTGCCTTACATCACAAGGAATTAACGAGGTAAATCCACAACAAAAATACAACAAAAAAGAAAGGTAAGGGAGGGGGGGATAGTTAGCGGTTTACAGTTAGCAGTTAACTGTTAAAATTCTCGATTAAAGAACAATTTGACTCTTCAGATGATTTCAACCGATAACCGATAACGGTTCATCACTCCTCCAAAGCATAGAGGGTGTCCACGAAATGACGAACACCCCTTGCCTCTTCTTTATTGTGGTGGAGATTCAGAGCATGCGCTACTTCTTGTTGGAGTTCCAGAAAGTAATCCATCATGACAAACAACGCTTGCCAATTGCGGATAATCGACGAATCACTATACGTTTGCAACAGCCTCTGATATTGAGGCTCTGTTAAATATTGCTGCATAAATTTACCTGATTTCCCTACGGAAACGGAAAAGTGATGCTGAGCACCAATACTCCAAGCAATCATCTCCATAAAAACAGGACGAACGACTGTTTCCAACATCTCTTTCGCATAGGTTACTTCACCTCGTTTCAAGCCCTTTGCCACATTGGTAATGCACCACCAAAATTCATTGCTAACCTCATTAAATTGACGTTGTGTAGGCCTTTGAACATGATAGTCTTTATCTGAAGTTGGTGCAATATCCTGAAACAAATAATCTTTATCGAGCCAAACAACAGTCAAACTATCCGATGTAAAATGAGTTTCTATTTTTTCTTTGGGAAAGAGCGTGATATCTAAACGAAACCCCTCCCTAAAAATAGTAAGGAAGGTAAAAGACACTTTTTCAATGGAATCGTCTTTCCCTAATTCCATTTCATCTGGCAACTGTTGCACTAATGGAGTTCCCAATGTTAACAACCAGGAACGATCTTCTAAAAAAGAATCCAGGGCATTCACCACCAATAAAAGATCAAAATCTTGATGAATATCTGCTTTGATATGTGAATTCGCCCTTGATCCATTGAGCAATACAGCGCGTATTCTACTGTCGTTAGAGGCTAGATCAAGGATTTTATTTTGAATATCGTCAGGATTGTACATGTAGGCAAATGTAAATTAGAAAATGAAGATACGAAAAAATGAAGGCAAACAACCGATAGCTTTTTTGTGTTTTTGTATTTGTGCTTTTTTGTCAACTCTTCTCTTGAAAAACAATTTGGCTCTTCAGATAATTTCAACCGATTACTGATAACCCATAACCGATTACTGAAATAAGAAAGAGAAGTAGGAAATTGGATAGTAGGTTAAGATGGTGAGAGGATGAGGCGTTTTGAACGTCCCTAAATAAGCATTTGTTCTTTAGTTGAAAGAATTTTGCGAAAAAGCACCTTACTAAAAAGCAAAAGAAAATAAGGTTGAAAATTCTCGATTAAAGAACAATTTGGCTCTTCAGATAATTTCAACCGATAACCGATAACTGATAACCCATAACCGATAACAGTTAACCAATAAAAAAGACTACCTTTAACTATAAAAAGACTATGAAAATCCTCCTTATAGAAGATGAAAAAGAGCTGCGTTCCATTATGAAGGAGTCTTTAGCAAAAGAGCACTATATAGTTGAAATGGCAGAAAACTACAAACAGGGAATAGAAAAGCTAGTGGGGTATGACTACGATTGTATCCTCTTGGATATCATGCTTCCCGATGGTAATGGCATAGATTTACTACGGGAAATCAAGCGAATGGAAAAAGAGGACTCGGTCATTATTATTTCGGCCAAAGACTCCATTGACGACAAAGTTCTGGGACTAGAACTAGGTGCGGATGACTACCTGACAAAGCCCTTTCATCTATCTGAATTACTCGCGCGTATTAAATCCGTCTTAAGGAGAAAAAATCAACATGGTTTTCAGAGTATTAAGTGGAACAACGTGGAAATATTCACAGATGAACGCACCGTTCTGGTAAATGGCAGTTCCATAACCTTAAACCACAAAGAATTTGAATTGTTGTACTACTTCATTGTAAACGCCAATCGATTGGTGACCAAATCTTCTTTGGTGGAACAAATATGGGGGGATAATATGGATGAGGCCGATAGCTATGATTTTGTATATTCACAAGTCAAAAACCTTCGAAAAAAAATGAAAACACACCAAGCGGAGGTCAATATACAATCCGTTTATGGCATGGGATATAAACTTGTACAGGAATAAGATGAAATTACACCATTATATGTTGGGCTATTTGTCTGTTGGAATCATCGTGGTTTTAACCGCTTGGGTTGGTCTTTTTTATGCATTTATGACAGATGAAGTCTATGATAATATTGACGATGGCTTAAAGAACAGCAAGACTGAAATCATCAAAAAAGCCTATAGCAACCCGCAGGTAGAGAGCTTTTTGCCGTTTGGCACGAATGGATTCCGCATTACCCCTTTAGAACCAGGTGAATACGCTAAAAAAAACGTCTTCAGTACAGCAATGATCTATATGGATGCCGACGACAATGACGAACCTGTTCGCATGTTAACCACTACCTTTATCGATCAAAAGGGAGACCCCTATCTGCTTGAAATTCGAACCTCTACTATTGAAGCAGATGACTTATTACGCGATTTTGGCTTAGCCGTATTTATCTTGTATCTCGCCTTGTTAGCGAGTATTTATATCATTAACCACTTCCTGCTGAAACGCGCCGTTTGGAGCCCCTTCTATCGTTTATTACACAACCTAAAAACCTATACCCTAGGCCAAAAAATAATTACCGCTGAAACACAAACCCCTATTAAGGAATTTGCAGATTTACAACGCGAAATAAACAAGATGATTGAACGCATTGAAGACATGGTCGAACAACAAAAAACCTTTGTCTCTAATGCCGCGCACGAATCGCAAACCCCATTAGCCATCATCAATAATAAACTCGAATTACTAGTAGAAGCAGAAGACTTAAGCGAACATCAAATCAATCAAATTCAATCCATTCACCAAAGTTTAACGCGCTTAATTAAGCTGAACAAATCACTTTTAATGCTCGCTAAGATTGAAAACAAACAATTTGTGCAATACCAAGAAGTGTATTTTAATCAAATCGCAAAAGATCTCGTAGAGGATTGGGAAGATATACTAACCTATAAAAATATCGAAATTGTTCTACAGGAGTTAGCTCCTTCTCGTAGTGTTCTCATGGACAAAGGCTTGGCCATAACCCTAGTGCAAAACTTGCTCAAAAATGCAATTACCCACAATATTCCTCAAGGCAAAATTGTCATTGAATTCCAGACCAATTCCTTTTCAATCAGCAATACAAGTATATGGAAAACACCTTTGGACGAAAAATTAATCTACAACCGATTTTATAGAAGTACCACCAATGAAGAGTCTACAGGATTGGGATTAGCACTAGTCCAAACGATTATCAAAGTTACACCTCCCCTATCTATGCACTACGAATACAACGGAATGCACTGTTTTAGCATTCGTTGGTAGTTTTTCAGTTATCGGTTAACAGTTATCGGTTAACAGTTGATTATCTGATTTAAGGAGATATTTTCTTTCATCCAAAATTCGCTTAATTGGTTTATTTGCTTAATCGGTTAAACCACCGAACCTTCCTAAACAGTTAACGGTTAACAGTTATCGGTTAACAGTTGATTATCTGATTTAAGGAGACATTTTTTTTATCCAAAATTCGCTTAATCGGTTAAACCACTGAACCCTTCCTAACTCATTAAACAAATCTCCCTTAATCGATGATCTTACGAAAACACAAAAAAACAAAAAAACAAAAACACAAAAAAACACCTCAAAAAACATTTCTCTGAGGTGTTCATACTTAACATTACATAAAATTGGTTACAAAAAGTTATCGCTAACTCGGTTTTACTTTGCGTATTGTTTGTGTCCATCGATATAGAGTACACCTTCGTTTACATCAAACTTATACGTACGGTCTTCATATATATTTTCTCCTTTTTTTTCCAAAATAATGCTTTTAGCATCTGCTTCAGGCAAAAATAATTCAAGTTTTGCTTGATCTTCACTCAGCAAGACAAAAGCACTAATCACAGCACTGTCTTCAGTTGTAACAGGATTTAGTCGTATTCCCTCATCAAACAACCTCAAACACGTTTGTCTTAAGGTACTCCATGTTTCACCAGCACTACTTAAACAGCCCTGATTATCTTTATCTCCTCCTATAAGTTGGGTTTCTTGCGTCGTTTCCTCTACAATACTAGTAGTTGTTTTCTTTGGTGTATTATTACACCCAACAAACATAAATAAGCCTAAAATTAATCCAATTCCTTTATTCATCTTGCTCTTTTTTTAATTTCTTTCTCTTTTGCTAGAAGTATTATACCTTCCTCTACACCTATAAATTTCAAATGATGTAGTACGGAACAAGATACAACAAATAATTAAAGGCAACTAGACTCCCCCCTAAATCTTACTAATTAATTAATACACCACGCTGTTTTTCAGCCCTATACAAGATAAGCCCTCCATTGAACAGTGATGTTTTTTTTGTCCTTTTAGTGTAATCGCAATTCATTCCCAATTCATTCCAGATTCGCAACATACATTTGTCTTATAAATTGAAAAACAGAAACTGCTATGAAAAAATTAAACACGTTATTTTTGGGAATTCTCAGTGTATTTGCTTTACTAATGAGCGAACCTATACAAGCAAAAGATGTGATTATAACAAAAAGTGAATTACCTAAAAAGGCACTAGCTTTTATGGATACACATTTTAATGGTAAAACGATTCAACTGGTAGAAAAAGATGTTGATTTACTCACTGTATCCTATAAAGTAACCTTTGCGGATCAGGTCGAAATAGAATTCGACAAAAAAGGAGAATGGGACGAAGTGGACGGCAATAAGGCTCCTCTTCCAACAACATTTATCTTAGCACCGATTGTAACCTATGTAAAAACAAACTATCCTGAAGCTCACATTGTCAAAATAGATAAGGAAACTCGACTATTTGAAGTAAAATTAGACAATGGACTTGAATTAGAATTCTCTAAATCGGGAGTATTTAAACGCATTGACAACTAATACAACAAAAGATGAACAAGAAAATAATTGCTATAGCCCTTTTCACTACACTGAGTTTTACTTTTACAGCTTGCAGTAGTGATGACAACAATCCGGTACAAATCGAACAAGTAACGTTAGAACAACTGCCTACAACAACGCAACAGTTTATTGCCAATACGTTTCCGAACGCTTCGGTAGTGGGTGCTAATAAAGTAACGAAACCCAATTACTACGGTTCTTATTACAAAATTACGCTCAACAATCGGGTGGAGATTGATTTTGATCAAGACGGAAATTGGACAGAAATTGAAACAGAAGATCGCTCTGCGATTCCAACAGATTTTCTAGTTCAAGAAGTGCCGTTAATCTACGCTTATACCACCGAACACTATAAAGCCAATTACATCATTGAAATTGATCGAGAGCGCAAAGGATATGAAGTGAAGTTAAACAATGAATTAGAACTAATCTTCAACAAAGATCAAGTATTTGTTGGAATTGACAGCGATACAGCTGATGACGATGAATTAATTTCTTATGTGGACTTACCTCCTAGCGTTCAATCACTTTTAAACGAACATTTTTCTTCTTCTGAATTTGTGCTGATTAAGAAAGAAGTGGATGCAAAAGAAACAGAATATAAAGTGTATACAACCGATGGGTTTCAGCTCGAGTTTAACCAAGCAGGAGATTGGATGGCTATCGAATCCAAGCAAGGAAAAGAGATTCCTACAGCCCTATTTCCAGCAACAATCACGACCTACATCCAACAACATTACAGTGCTTTTAAACACACAGGAATAGAGAAAAAAAGAACTGGATATGAAGTAGAATTGAAAAAGGGAAAACAAGAAATAGAACTTTTATTTGACCAAGAAGGTAACTTGCTTGGTATAGATGACGATTAACCTAAATAAGACCGCTTTTTAGATTTCAGGAGGATGCTTTTAACAAGGCATCCTCTTTGTTTTTAGCGTCAATTATTCAAAATACAAAAGGAAAGAGGGCAAAATGATAGATTCACAAGCGATATGACTCAGTAAAAGCAAAAAATACCCACCTAAAAAACACGCGAGCGTTAGCACACAAACCAGCTGCAATATAGAGTCTTACCCCAACAAACTGGAGCTATTAGACAAAAAAGAAATAAAAAAGAAGATCCTCTTTTGAAATTAAATCCACTTTTTTATTTGCTAAACTATTAAAAAGCTTATTTTTGTCCTACAAATTAATAATACCCAAAATTTAATACTGTGGAAAACGCAAACGCAATTAAACTAATTAAGTTAATCCAATCTGATTTAGTTACTAACGGTCTTGTAGTGGATCAAATAGTTCCAAACCTTAAGAAATTAAGAGAATACGCTTTACTAGAAGAGGTTCCTACTTTAGTAAAAGCGATTAGACTTACGTATGAACACATTGAAAATAACAGCGGTTTTTTCATTGCGATTCCAAATGACGAGCCAATCGAAGAAGGTGAATCAGCGGACGATGTACTTGTACCAACAGAAAACGATATCGAAAGCTTGCAATACTTATTGTCTCTTTTCAAAGATCCAACAAATAAGCATAACATTGCTGATTTAAAAGAATATAACGCTAAGTTGTTAGCATAAAAAAAGGCCTGGTTTTTACCAGGCCTTTTTTTATGATTTATTTAGCATTAATCCCGTCCTAAATATTTGAATTAATCGGCATTAGCTCTATTTTAGCCCATTCAAATTAAAGACTCAAAATTATGGTTAATCTATTTAGGATTATAGCTTTTTTAGAAGGAGTATCTCTTCTTGTGCTTATATTTATCGCCATGCCTCTAAAATATATATGGGACAGCCCGTATATGGTACAAAAAGTAGGGATGGCTCACGGTATCTTATTCATTGCATACATCGTTTTCGCTGTTTTAATAAAGAATGAGTTAAAATGGTCAAACAAAACCTTATTTTTAGCGTGTATTGCCTCAATAATCCCATTTGGCACATTTGTGGTGGAGAAAAAAATAAAAAAGCAAATTAACGAAAAAAATGCCTAAAACTTAAGCTTTTTGCAATACATTGTTCGAAACACAACAATAATATAACGTAAAAAGAAGGCTTATTGCTTTTATATAATTTCGTTTTTCTCTAAAAAATTGTATTTTCCTTATAAAAAATGCATATTAAAAAACTTTATAGTATATTTGCAACGTAAACGAAACAATAGTAGCTATTACGATAGCGGACAAGTGAAAGTAAAAATTAAATTATGAAAAAAATCACATTATCTTTGTTAGCACTTACGGTAGGTATCTGTGCTAATGCTCAAGACAAGCCATACAATAAGTGGTCAGTTGATTTAAACGCAGGTATTGCTAAGCCAGTAGGAACATTGAGCAAAGGATACACTGCTAAAACATTTGAAAACTTACATTTAGATGGTGGTGTTAGATATAGCATCAACAACAAAATTGGAGTTAAAGCTTCTTTTGGTTATGACAAAATCGATAACTGGACAAACAGTAATTTAAATGTTCAAAGTAATTTCTACAGAACAAGTTTAGAAGGAGTTGTAAACTTAGGTAGAGTTTTAAACTTTGAAAACTGGACAAACACATTAGGCTTACAATTTCACGCAGGTGGGGGATACTCTTGGTTAAACGGAGATAACTTTTCTGGAACAGACAACATGGGACACATCATGGCTGGTTTAACAGGACAAGTGAAATTACACCGTAGAGTAGCTTTAAATGCTGACTTCACTGTGATTCAAAATACACAACACGACAGAACTTGGGACGGTCTAAACACTACAGATCGCGCTGTTTTCCAAGGAACAATGTTTAACGCTTCAATGGGTATCTCTATCTATTTAGGTAAACACGGTCAACACGCTGACTGGTATTCTGAGGAATCTCAAACTAAAAAAGACATCAACTCTTTAGCGAACAGATTAGATCAAATCGAAGCTATGTTAGTTGACACAGATAACGACGGAGTAGCTGATTACTTAGACTTAGAGCCTAATACACCAGCTGGAGCTTTAGTTGATTCTAGAGGAAGAAACATTGACAAAAACAACAACGGTATCGCTGACAACATCGAAGATTATTTCCAAGAAAAATACGGAAATACATCAGAAATGAATGCTGACGACGCTGCAATGGTTAAAGAATTAATCAACAAAGGGTACGTAGCTGTTAATTTCGATTTCGATAAAGTACAACCTACTACTATTGAAGGTGTAAACTTCATCGTTGCTTACATGAAAAACAATCCTTCAGCTTCTTTAGAGGTTAATGGATATGCTGATTCAACAGGAAACAAAGATTACAACCAAAAATTATCTACAAGACGTGCTAACGCAGTTAAAGATTTATTGGTTAAAGCTGGAGTTCCTGCAGGTAAAGTTTCTGCTAAAGGAAATGGTATCGACGGATCACAAGCTAAAAACATCGCAAGAAAAGTAGTTTTCAAAGTAAACTAATTTCCCTTGTAAATTATAATAAAAAGCACAAGCGTATAGCTTGTGCTTTTTTTGTTTTAATGCGTACCTTTGCATTTAAATAAGTAGTTATGAAATTTGATTTACAATCTGATTATAGTCCAACTGGAGATCAACCAGACGCGATTAGCCAATTGACGCAAAGTATTTTGGAAGATCAGAAATATCAAACTTTAGTGGGGGTTACGGGATCGGGTAAGACATTTAGCATTGCCAACGTAATTAAAGAAGTACAAAAACCAACCTTAGTTTTAGCACACAATAAAACATTGGCCGCGCAATTGTATTCTGAATTTAAAAGTTTCTTTCCCAATAACGCCGTAGAGTATTTTGTCTCTTACTATGATTACTATCAACCTGAAGCTTTTATCCCTGTTACAGGGCAATATATAGAGAAAGACCTATCGATTAATGAAGAACTAGAAAAACTGCGTTTAAGCACCACCTCTACCCTCTTATCGGGACGTCGAGATGTATTGGTTGTAGCTTCTGTTTCTTGTCTGTATGGTATTGGAAACCCTGTTGAATTTCAAAAAAACGTCATTTCCATTGAACTAGACCAAGAAATTAGTCGCACCCAATTACTTCACCGCCTAGTACAAAGTTTATACGCGCGTACGGAGGCAGATTTTACGGCTGGTTATTTCAGAATTAAAGGAGATACAATTGAAGTTTTTCCAAGTTATGCAGATCATCCGTATCGCATCCACTTTTTTGGCGATGAGATTGAGGCCATCGAAGTATTTGATGTGACCACGGCTCAAGTCATTGAGAAGTTCACCCGTTTAAATATTTACCCCGCCAATATGTTCGTTACTTCACCAGATGTATTAAACAACGCCATTTGGGAAATACAACAAGATCTTGAAAAGCAAACCACCTATTTCAAAGAAATCGGCAAACACCTAGAAGCTAAGCGCTTAGAAGAACGCACGAATTTCGACTTAGAAATGATGAAAGAGCTGGGATATTGTTCGGGAATTGAGAATTACTCCCGCTATTTAGATGGTCGTGAGCCAGGAACACGTCCTTTCTGTCTATTGGATTACTTTCCTGATGACTACTTGATGGTTGTCGATGAAAGTCACGTGACGATTTCTCAAGTTCACGCTATGTATGGAGGCGACCGATCAAGAAAAGAGAATTTAGTAGAATACGGTTTTCGATTACCCGCTGCCATGGATAACCGTCCATTGAAGTTTGAGGAGTTTGAAGCCATGCAAAACCAAGTTATTTACGTTTCAGCAACACCGGCCGATTATGAACTTCAAAAGAGCGAAGGCGTTATTGTAGAGCAATTGATTCGCCCTACCGGACTATTAGACCCTATTATCGAAGTACGTCCAACAGAAAATCAAATCGACGACTTAATTGAAGAGATTCAGCAACGCGTAGATAAAGACGAACGAACACTTGTTACCACACTAACCAAACGCATGGCGGAGGAGTTAGCCAAATATTTTACCAAAATGGGCGTACGCTGTCGCTATGTCCATTCGGATGTAGATACCATCGAGCGCATCGAAATCATGCAGGATTTGCGAAAAGGGTTATTTGATGTTCTTATTGGAGTAAACTTGCTTCGCGAAGGATTGGATTTACCCGAAGTTTCCCTTGTATCGATTCTAGATGCCGACAAAGAAGGTTTCTTGCGCAGCCATCGTTCTCTAACTCAAACT contains the following coding sequences:
- a CDS encoding aminoglycoside 6-adenylyltransferase codes for the protein MYNPDDIQNKILDLASNDSRIRAVLLNGSRANSHIKADIHQDFDLLLVVNALDSFLEDRSWLLTLGTPLVQQLPDEMELGKDDSIEKVSFTFLTIFREGFRLDITLFPKEKIETHFTSDSLTVVWLDKDYLFQDIAPTSDKDYHVQRPTQRQFNEVSNEFWWCITNVAKGLKRGEVTYAKEMLETVVRPVFMEMIAWSIGAQHHFSVSVGKSGKFMQQYLTEPQYQRLLQTYSDSSIIRNWQALFVMMDYFLELQQEVAHALNLHHNKEEARGVRHFVDTLYALEE
- a CDS encoding response regulator transcription factor yields the protein MKILLIEDEKELRSIMKESLAKEHYIVEMAENYKQGIEKLVGYDYDCILLDIMLPDGNGIDLLREIKRMEKEDSVIIISAKDSIDDKVLGLELGADDYLTKPFHLSELLARIKSVLRRKNQHGFQSIKWNNVEIFTDERTVLVNGSSITLNHKEFELLYYFIVNANRLVTKSSLVEQIWGDNMDEADSYDFVYSQVKNLRKKMKTHQAEVNIQSVYGMGYKLVQE
- the porY gene encoding HAMP domain-containing sensor histidine kinase — translated: MKLHHYMLGYLSVGIIVVLTAWVGLFYAFMTDEVYDNIDDGLKNSKTEIIKKAYSNPQVESFLPFGTNGFRITPLEPGEYAKKNVFSTAMIYMDADDNDEPVRMLTTTFIDQKGDPYLLEIRTSTIEADDLLRDFGLAVFILYLALLASIYIINHFLLKRAVWSPFYRLLHNLKTYTLGQKIITAETQTPIKEFADLQREINKMIERIEDMVEQQKTFVSNAAHESQTPLAIINNKLELLVEAEDLSEHQINQIQSIHQSLTRLIKLNKSLLMLAKIENKQFVQYQEVYFNQIAKDLVEDWEDILTYKNIEIVLQELAPSRSVLMDKGLAITLVQNLLKNAITHNIPQGKIVIEFQTNSFSISNTSIWKTPLDEKLIYNRFYRSTTNEESTGLGLALVQTIIKVTPPLSMHYEYNGMHCFSIRW
- a CDS encoding PepSY-like domain-containing protein; protein product: MKKLNTLFLGILSVFALLMSEPIQAKDVIITKSELPKKALAFMDTHFNGKTIQLVEKDVDLLTVSYKVTFADQVEIEFDKKGEWDEVDGNKAPLPTTFILAPIVTYVKTNYPEAHIVKIDKETRLFEVKLDNGLELEFSKSGVFKRIDN
- a CDS encoding PepSY-like domain-containing protein, with translation MNKKIIAIALFTTLSFTFTACSSDDNNPVQIEQVTLEQLPTTTQQFIANTFPNASVVGANKVTKPNYYGSYYKITLNNRVEIDFDQDGNWTEIETEDRSAIPTDFLVQEVPLIYAYTTEHYKANYIIEIDRERKGYEVKLNNELELIFNKDQVFVGIDSDTADDDELISYVDLPPSVQSLLNEHFSSSEFVLIKKEVDAKETEYKVYTTDGFQLEFNQAGDWMAIESKQGKEIPTALFPATITTYIQQHYSAFKHTGIEKKRTGYEVELKKGKQEIELLFDQEGNLLGIDDD
- a CDS encoding DUF3817 domain-containing protein, which produces MVNLFRIIAFLEGVSLLVLIFIAMPLKYIWDSPYMVQKVGMAHGILFIAYIVFAVLIKNELKWSNKTLFLACIASIIPFGTFVVEKKIKKQINEKNA
- a CDS encoding OmpA family protein; the encoded protein is MKKITLSLLALTVGICANAQDKPYNKWSVDLNAGIAKPVGTLSKGYTAKTFENLHLDGGVRYSINNKIGVKASFGYDKIDNWTNSNLNVQSNFYRTSLEGVVNLGRVLNFENWTNTLGLQFHAGGGYSWLNGDNFSGTDNMGHIMAGLTGQVKLHRRVALNADFTVIQNTQHDRTWDGLNTTDRAVFQGTMFNASMGISIYLGKHGQHADWYSEESQTKKDINSLANRLDQIEAMLVDTDNDGVADYLDLEPNTPAGALVDSRGRNIDKNNNGIADNIEDYFQEKYGNTSEMNADDAAMVKELINKGYVAVNFDFDKVQPTTIEGVNFIVAYMKNNPSASLEVNGYADSTGNKDYNQKLSTRRANAVKDLLVKAGVPAGKVSAKGNGIDGSQAKNIARKVVFKVN
- the uvrB gene encoding excinuclease ABC subunit UvrB — translated: MKFDLQSDYSPTGDQPDAISQLTQSILEDQKYQTLVGVTGSGKTFSIANVIKEVQKPTLVLAHNKTLAAQLYSEFKSFFPNNAVEYFVSYYDYYQPEAFIPVTGQYIEKDLSINEELEKLRLSTTSTLLSGRRDVLVVASVSCLYGIGNPVEFQKNVISIELDQEISRTQLLHRLVQSLYARTEADFTAGYFRIKGDTIEVFPSYADHPYRIHFFGDEIEAIEVFDVTTAQVIEKFTRLNIYPANMFVTSPDVLNNAIWEIQQDLEKQTTYFKEIGKHLEAKRLEERTNFDLEMMKELGYCSGIENYSRYLDGREPGTRPFCLLDYFPDDYLMVVDESHVTISQVHAMYGGDRSRKENLVEYGFRLPAAMDNRPLKFEEFEAMQNQVIYVSATPADYELQKSEGVIVEQLIRPTGLLDPIIEVRPTENQIDDLIEEIQQRVDKDERTLVTTLTKRMAEELAKYFTKMGVRCRYVHSDVDTIERIEIMQDLRKGLFDVLIGVNLLREGLDLPEVSLVSILDADKEGFLRSHRSLTQTVGRAARNVNGKAIMYADKITASMQKTIDETNYRREKQIAYNTQHNITPTGLNKKISNDLIKPTYDELMTEQVKKVAENQAKYYSKEELQKRINSKRKEMEKAAMDLNFMLAAQLRDEIQILKDKL